From the Candidatus Methylomirabilota bacterium genome, the window GAGGAGGGCTTGACAGGGCCGGCGCGTGCAGTAGTATGAGCTGTTTCGAGTCGGTACGGCCGCCGAGAGAGCCGGGGATACCGCCGCGGAGACGGCGCCCACTCGTCGGCGGCTCCCGCAGGTTCCGCCGCCCTGACCCCTCGGTTGGCGCGTGCCCCGGTTGGGGAGCCTCGGACACGACCCTGGCGGGCCCGGTCCGGCCGCATTACCGAGGGGGCCGATCGGGAGGGCCCGGATGTCCCTCCGGTGGGGGTGCCGCAAGATTCGGGCCCACGATATGGGGTCCGAATTTTCCTCATCGTTTTTGCTTGGTTCTTAGTACGTTACAGCACGTCCGGTTTTTCAAGCAGTTACGGCGGGCGTGCGCCCTGAAGGGGTCGCCCGACAGCACCCCGGGGTCGGGAGGACGAGATGCGACGGGTCGTGATCACCGGGATGGGTGTCGTGTCTCCGATCGGGATCGGCGTCGACGCGTTCTGGAGTTCCCTGAGCCAAGGTGTGAGCGGCATCGGGCGCATCACCCGGTTCGATCCGTCCGCCTTTCCCTCCCAGATCGCCGGCGAGGTGCGCGGCTTCGACCCCCTCGCCTATCTGCCCCGCCGCGACGTCGTCCGCACGGACGCCTTCGTCCACTATGCGCTGGCGGCGGCCAATGAGGCGATCGCGGACGCGAAGCTCGACGTCGAGGGCCAGACCGACCGGGTCGGCGTCTCGATCGGAACCGGGATGGGCGGCGTGCCGTGGCTCATCCGGACGCACGACACGCTCCGCGAGGAGGGCCCCCAGGCGATCAGCGCGTACGCCTTGCCGGGGCTCCTCCCGAACATGGCGGCCGGTTGGGTTTCGATGCGCACCGGGGCCCGGGGGCCGATCGCCGCCGCCGCGACCGCCTGTGCGGCGGGGAACCACGCGATCGGCGACGCGTTCCGCATGATCCAGCGCGGGGAAGCCGACGCGATGCTGGCGGGGGGGACCGACGCCCTCATCCACCCGCTCGTCGTCGGCGGCTTCTGCGCGGTGCGGGCCCTGTCGACGGCGAACGCCGAGCCGGCGCGGGCCAGCCGGCCCTTCGATCGAGAGCGTGACGGCTTCGTGCTGGCCGAGGGGGCCGGGATCCTCGTGCTGGAGACGCTCGATTCCGCGCGCGCGCGCCGCGCCCACATCCACGGCGAGCTCGTCGGGTACGGGTTGAGCGGCGACGCGCACCACCCGACGGCTCCGTCCAGCGACGGGCCGGCGCGGGGGATGCGGCTCGCCCTCG encodes:
- the fabF gene encoding beta-ketoacyl-ACP synthase II produces the protein MRRVVITGMGVVSPIGIGVDAFWSSLSQGVSGIGRITRFDPSAFPSQIAGEVRGFDPLAYLPRRDVVRTDAFVHYALAAANEAIADAKLDVEGQTDRVGVSIGTGMGGVPWLIRTHDTLREEGPQAISAYALPGLLPNMAAGWVSMRTGARGPIAAAATACAAGNHAIGDAFRMIQRGEADAMLAGGTDALIHPLVVGGFCAVRALSTANAEPARASRPFDRERDGFVLAEGAGILVLETLDSARARRAHIHGELVGYGLSGDAHHPTAPSSDGPARGMRLALADAGLGPEDIDYINAHGTSTPHNDVNETRAIKQVFGTHARRVAISSTKSMTGHLIGAAGAIEAIATTLALERNLIPPTINYRTPDPECDLDYVPNEARASVVRAALSNSFAFGGINAVLVFRKADFD